The nucleotide sequence CGGGCCTCCTCGGATGCCAGTACGAGGTCGCACGCGAGGGCGAGATGCGCGCCGATGCCCGCCGCCGTGCCGTTCACCGCCGCGATCACCGGCTTCTCGCAGTCGAGCACGGCCGAGACGAGGCGCTGGGCGCCGAGCCGGATGGTGCGCGCCACGTCACCGGCCACCCGCTCCCCGCCGGTCGCCGCGCCCCGCAGGTCCGCCCCCGCGCAGAAGCCGCGGCCCGTCGCCGTGATGACGACCGCGCGTACGGCGGGGTCGGCGGAGGCGTCGGTGAGGAGGTGGATGAGGCGTTCCCGCTGGTCAGGGGTGATCGCGTTCATCGCCTCGGGGCGGTTGAGGGTGATCCACGAGACGGCGTTGTCAGTGGCGTGCAGTATCAATGAGTCACGGGATTTTTCGGGATGTTCAGAGGGGGAAGCGGACATGTGGGTGCTCCTGTCGCTACGGGGAGTGATGGCTGTCCTGGGTGTGCTGCGCCGACGCTCAGCGGCACACGGCCAGGGCGTCCAAGGCCACGGCTCCCTGCCCCCTCGGCAGCACCATCAGCGGGTTGATGTCCAACTCCGCGATCTCGTCCCCGAGTTCGAGCGCCATGCGCTGCACGCGGAGCACGACCTCCACGAGGGCGTCCACGTCGGCCGGGGGAGCCCCGCGCACCCCGTCCAGCAGGGCCCGCCCGCGCAGTTCGGCGAGCATGGCGTGGGCCTGGTCCTCGGCGAAGGGGGGCACGCGTACGGCGGAGTCGCGGAGGACCTCCACGAGGACACCGCCGAGGCCGACCGTGACCGTGGGCCCGAAGAGGTCGTCGTGCGTGACGCCCACGACCATCTCCACACCCCGCTCGACCATCTGGCACACCAGAACCCCGTCGAGGGAGACGTCCTCGTAGCGGGCGATGTCGGTCAGTTCGCGATAGGCGTCGCGGATCTGGCTCGCGGAGGTCAGGCCGATCTTCACCAGGCCGAGTTCCGTCTTGTGGGCGATGCGGGCACCGGAGGCCTTCATCACCACCGGGTAGCCGACGAGGCTCGCCGCGCGTACGGCCGCTGCCGCGCTGGTCACCAACTGCTCGCGCGGCACGCGTATCCCGTACGCGCGCAGCAGCTGCTTGGCCGCGTGTTCGCTCAGCTGCTGCCCCGGCCGCATCAGCGCCTTCGCCTTGCGGAAGGAGGGGGAGAGGGAGCGCGGTGCCTCGTCGAAGGGGGAGCGGTAGGCGCTGGTGAAGCGGGTGTGGTCGAGATGGGCGCGGACGGCCGTGATGCAGTTGGCGAAGGTACGGAAGGTCGCCACCCGGGACGAGCCCAGCAGCGTCTCGCGGTAGGCGGCCTCGGTGCCCACCGGCGACCCCCACACCACGCACACCAGCTTGTCCGTCCGCTCCGCGGCGGCCACCAGGTCCTGGGCGAGCTTGTCGCTCATCGGCGGGAAGGGGCCCGTGATGGGACAGATCAGCACCCCCACCGCCGGGTCGTCGAGGATCGCGTCGAGGATGCGGGGACCACGCCAGTCGCCCACGGGGTGGCCGCCGTTGTCCACGGGGTTGGCCACGCTCAGATAGTCCGGGATCCACTGGTGCAGCTCTGCCTGCTTGGTCTCGGAGAGCGTGGGGAGAGGCAGTCCGGCCTCGGTGGCCAGGTCGGCGAAGTGCGCGCCCGTGCCGCCCGAGATCGAATAGACGACGATGCCCTCGGGCCTCGGGCCTGCTGAGTCCGGGGTGGCTGAGCCCGGGATGCGTGGCCGGCGTGCCCGTGCCAACAGGGTGGCCGTGTCCTGGAGTTCGTCGAGTCCGTCGACGCGGATCACGCCGTACTGCCGCATCGCCGCGTCGACCACCGCGTCCGCGCCGGTCAGCTTGCCGGTGTGGGAGGCGGCGGTGCGGGCGCCGGTCTCGGTGCGGCCGACCTTGACGG is from Streptomyces sp. NBC_01314 and encodes:
- a CDS encoding enoyl-CoA hydratase/isomerase family protein; this translates as MSASPSEHPEKSRDSLILHATDNAVSWITLNRPEAMNAITPDQRERLIHLLTDASADPAVRAVVITATGRGFCAGADLRGAATGGERVAGDVARTIRLGAQRLVSAVLDCEKPVIAAVNGTAAGIGAHLALACDLVLASEEARFIEVFVRRGLVPDGGGAYLLPRLVGPHRAKELMFFGDALSAADAERLGLVNRVVAAQDLEKTAREWAERLAAGPTRALALTKHLVNSSLDADRATAFAAEAAAQEINMTTRDAQEGVASFVERRTPHYEGR
- a CDS encoding acetate--CoA ligase family protein → MLGSTHGTLTTDSRRARAIACGEHPAQVVHGRPAEAGDLDVSGRPLYADVPDLDRFFRPESVAVVGASDAEGRPNTGITRQLLAWSERVGARLHPVHPTRASVFGIPCVPSVADLPEQVDLAVLLLSDPLPVINELAEAKVKFAVAFASGFAETGEEGAAAQERLAAAVARADGLRLLGPNTNLNAFEHFRDDLDGPAIALITQSGHQGRPVFSLQELGIRLSHWAPTGNEADLETSDFISYFAERPEVGAIAAYVEGLKDGRAFLLAADRAARRGVPVVAVKVGRTETGARTAASHTGKLTGADAVVDAAMRQYGVIRVDGLDELQDTATLLARARRPRIPGSATPDSAGPRPEGIVVYSISGGTGAHFADLATEAGLPLPTLSETKQAELHQWIPDYLSVANPVDNGGHPVGDWRGPRILDAILDDPAVGVLICPITGPFPPMSDKLAQDLVAAAERTDKLVCVVWGSPVGTEAAYRETLLGSSRVATFRTFANCITAVRAHLDHTRFTSAYRSPFDEAPRSLSPSFRKAKALMRPGQQLSEHAAKQLLRAYGIRVPREQLVTSAAAAVRAASLVGYPVVMKASGARIAHKTELGLVKIGLTSASQIRDAYRELTDIARYEDVSLDGVLVCQMVERGVEMVVGVTHDDLFGPTVTVGLGGVLVEVLRDSAVRVPPFAEDQAHAMLAELRGRALLDGVRGAPPADVDALVEVVLRVQRMALELGDEIAELDINPLMVLPRGQGAVALDALAVCR